Proteins from a genomic interval of Lolium perenne isolate Kyuss_39 chromosome 1, Kyuss_2.0, whole genome shotgun sequence:
- the LOC127327692 gene encoding ABC transporter G family member 48-like, with protein sequence MRRAIPLANHDLGAGGSNGLVEIELLASGDGGRALLERVLQDDSERFLRSLRDRLDRVGIELPSIEVRYEGLSVEVDAFVGSSALPTLWNVTANFLRSLIGRLASSNKKTINILRNVNGILKPSRMTLLLGPPSSGKSTLMRALSGKLDKSLKVSGNITYCGHMFSEFYPERTSAYVSQYDLHNAEMTVRETLDFSRRCLGIGSRYNMLTELAKRERNAGIMPDPEIDAYMKATAVQGHERNIVTDLTLKVLGLDICADTLIGDDMIRGISGGQKKRVTTGEMLTGPARALFMDEISTGLDSSSTFQIVKYVKQLVHVMNETVMISLLQPPPETYNLFDDIILLSDGYIVYHGPRENILEFFEASGFRCPARKGVADFLQEVTSKKDQEQYWYREQEQYRHVSVPEFADFFKSFHVGQQMLKDMQIPFEKSKTHPAALTTKKYGLSSKETLKAVMSREVLLMKRNSFIYIFKVSQLIILGLMAMTVFLRIKMPSGQISDGTKFFGALTFNLITILFNGFAELQLTIKMLPTFYKQRDFLFFPAWTWGLANIILKIPVSLMEAGVWVTLTYYVMGFAPAAGRFFRQLLAFFATHQMAMALFRFLGAVLKSMVVANTFGLFVILVIFIFGGFLIPRGDVRPWWIWAYWSSPLLYSQNAISVNEFLASRWATPNTDTSIDAPTVGKALLKSKGLFTTDGGFWLSIGAIIAFTILFNILYILALTYLSPSGTSNTLVSDKENDSEANVSSTMASSIPMVSVGTNGSTNRPTQSGFVLPFQPLSLSFNHVNYYVDMPPEMKEQGFAESRLQLLTDISGAFRPGVLTALVGMSGAGKTTLMDVLAGRKTSGSIEGSITLSGYPKKQETFARISGYCEQNDIHSPNVSVYESILYSAWLRLSSDVDDKTRKMFVEEVMTLVELDVLRNAMVGLPGVDGLSTEQRKRLTIAVELVSNPSIIFMDEPTSGLDARAAAIVMRTVRNTVNTGRTVVCTIHQPSIDIFESFDELLLLKRGGQVIYAGDLGRHSHKLVEYFEEIPGIEKITEGYNPATWMLEVSSPLAEARLEVNFAEIYANSDLYRKNQELIKELSIAPPGYEDLSFRTKYSQNFYNQYVANFWKQYNSYWKNPPHNAMRYLMTLLYGLVFGTVYWQKGTKLDSQQDLFNLLGATYAALFFLGAANCFTVQPVVAIERTVFYRENAAGMYSPLSYALAQTSVEIIYNIVQGCLYTLVIYPMIGYDWKADKFFYFLFFIISSFNYFTFFGMMLVAITPSAMLASILVSFALPLWNLFAGFLVVRTMIPIWWRWYYWLNPVSWTIYGVVASQFGENAGTLKVPGGEPVLVKQFLDDNLGIRHDFLGYIVLGHFAYVVAFFFVFGYSIKVLNFQKR encoded by the exons ATGCGGCGGGCCATCCCCCTGGCCAACCACGACCTGGGCGCCGGTGGTAGCAACGGGCTGGTGGAGATCGAGCTCCTGGCGAGCGGGGACGGCGGCCGCGCGCTGCTGGAGCGGGTCCTCCAGGATGACAGCGAGCGGTTTCTGCGGAGTTTGAGGGACCGGTTGGATCGGGTGGGCATCGAGCTGCCGAGTATTGAGGTCAGGTACGAGGGGCTCAGCGTTGAGGTGGACGCGTTCGTGGGGAGTAGCGCCTTGCCCACGCTCTGGAATGTTACCGCCAATTTTCTCCGG AGTCTTATTGGGCGGCTTGCCTCCTCCAACAAGAAAACCATCAACATACTCCGGAACGTCAACGGCATCCTCAAACCTTCCAG GATGACTCTTCTTCTTGGACCTCCTTCTTCAGGAAAGAGCACGCTTATGAGAGCGCTTAGTGGCAAGCTTGATAAAAGCCTCAAG GTATCTGGCAACATTACGTATTGTGGCCACATGTTCTCGGAGTTCTACCCCGAGAGGACCAGCGCGTACGTCAGCCAGTACGACCTGCACAATGCAGAGATGACAGTGAGAGAGACATTGGATTTTTCCAGGCGCTGCTTGGGCATTGGTTCCAGATACAACATGCTCACAGAGCTCGCTAAGAGGGAGCGCAACGCGGGCATAATGCCGGACCCTGAGATCGACGCATACATGAAAGCTACCGCGGTGCAGGGGCATGAGAGGAATATTGTAACAGATCTTACTCTCAAG GTCCTTGGGCTTGATATTTGTGCTGATACCTTGATCGGTGATGATATGATCAGAGGGATTTCTGGTGGGCAAAAGAAACGTGTCACAACTG GGGAAATGTTAACAGGACCCGCAAGGGCTTTGTTCATGGATGAAATCTCCACTGGTTTGGATAGCTCTAGCACGTTTCAGATTGTAAAGTACGTGAAGCAATTGGTCCATGTGATGAATGAGACCGTGATGATCTCCCTCCTACAGCCACCACCTGAGACCTACaacttgtttgatgatattattcTGCTATCAGATGGATACATAGTGTACCATGGGCCACGTGAGAACATCTTGGAATTCTTTGAAGCTTCTGGTTTTCGGTGCCCTGCCAGGAAAGGAGTCGCTGACTTCCTTCAAGAGGTCACTTCCAAAAAAGACCAAGAACAATACTGGTACCGTGAACAGGAACAATATCGTCATGTGTCAGTCCCGGAGTTTGCTGATTTTTTTAAGTCATTCCATGTAGGCCAGCAAATGCTCAAGGACATGCAAATCCCTTTCGAAAAGTCCAAAACCCATCCTGCCGCATTGACCACCAAGAAGTATGGCCTATCCAGCAAGGAGACACTCAAGGCAGTGATGTCCAGAGAGGTGTTGTTGATGAAGCGCAACTCGTTCATCTACATCTTCAAAGTCTCCCAGTTGATCATCCTTGGGCTCATGGCCATGACTGTGTTCCTTCGAATAAAGATGCCCAGTGGGCAGATTTCTGACGGTACCAAATTCTTTGGAGCCCTGACTTTCAACTTAATCACCATCTTGTTCAACGGGTTTGCTGAGCTACAGCTAACCATAAAAATGCTTCCTACATTCTACAAACAAAGGGATTTCTTGTTCTTCCCTGCATGGACCTGGGGACTGGCAAACATCATCTTAAAAATTCCTGTTTCGCTTATGGAGGCTGGGGTATGGGTCACCCTCACATACTACGTGATGGGCTTTGCGCCTGCTGCAGGAAG GTTCTTTCGTCAGCTTTTAGCTTTCTTcgctactcaccaaatggcaatGGCTTTGTTCCGATTTCTGGGTGCTGTTTTGAAATCAATGGTTGTGGCCAATACTTTCGGGTTGTTTGTGATCCTTGTTATTTTTATATTTGGAGGATTTCTTATCCCTAGAG GTGACGTCAGACCATGGTGGATATGGGCTTACTGGTCATCTCCTCTGTTGTACAGTCAAAATGCAATATCTGTCAATGAATTCCTTGCCAGTAGGTGGGCCACT CCAAACACCGACACTTCTATTGATGCACCAACAGTAGGCAAGGCTCTTCTTAAATCGAAAGGACTTTTTACTACTGATGGGGGCTTCTGGCTCTCCATAGGAGCCATTATAGCATTCACAATCTTGTTCAACATCTTATACATTTTGGCCCTTACGTACTTGAGTC CAAGTGGCACCTCAAACACACTAGTTTCAGACAAAGAGAATGATTCAGAAGCCAATGTATCATCTACTATGGCATCTTCAATACCCATGG TTTCTGTAGGTACTAACGGATCCACAAATAGGCCAACTCAGTCAGGATTTGTCTTGCCTTTCCAGCCTCTTTCACTTTCTTTCAACCATGTAAACTATTATGTGGACATGCCTCCG GAAATGAAGGAGCAAGGATTTGCGGAAAGTCGTCTCCAGTTGCTCACTGATATCAGTGGTGCTTTCAGGCCAGGTGTTTTGACAGCATTAGTTGGCATGAGTGGAGCTGGAAAGACCACTCTAATGGATGTCCTGGCAGGAAGGAAAACTAGTGGGTCTATTGAAGGAAGTATCACCCTCTCTGGTTACCCTAAAAAACAAGAAACTTTTGCCCGCATTAGTGGCTATTGTGAACAGAATGATATCCATTCACCAAATGTTAGTGTATATGAGTCCATTCTGTACTCAGCCTGGCTGCGTCTTTCATCAGATGTCGATGACAAAACCAGAAAG ATGTTTGTGGAGGAAGTCATGACCCTTGTAGAGCTTGATGTGTTGcgtaatgctatggttggtctccCTGGAGTTGACGGGTTATCGACTGAACAAAGGAAGAGATTGACAATTGCTGTGGAGCTGGTATCAAATCCTTCAATCATATTCATGGATGAGCCAACTTCTGGTCTTGATGCTAGGGCAGCAGCGATTGTCATGAGGACGGTGCGAAATACAGTCAACACTGGGCGTACTGTGGTTTGCACAATCCATCAACCCAGCATCGATATATTCGAGTCTTTTGATGAA CTTCTACTTTTGAAAAGAGGGGGGCAGGTTATTTATGCTGGCGATCTTGGTCGCCACTCTCATAAGCTGGTTGAATATTTTGAG GAAATTCCAGGTATTGAAAAGATCACAGAAGGATATAATCCTGCAACATGGATGTTGGAAGTTAGCTCCCCTCTAGCCGAGGCTCGTTTGGAAGTAAATTTTGCTGAAATTTATGCTAATTCCGATCTTTATAG GAAAAACCAAGAGCTTATTAAGGAATTAAGCATTGCCCCGCCAGGCTATGAGGATCTCTCATTTCGtacaaaatattctcagaactTCTACAACCAGTATGTTGCAAACTTCTGGAAGCAATACAACTCTTACTGGAAGAATCCACCCCACAACGCAATGCGCTATCTTATGACTTTGTTGTATGGTCTTGTATTTGGCACGGTGTACTGGCAAAAAGGAACAAAACT TGATTCACAGCAAGATTTGTTCAATCTACTTGGAGCCACTTATGCTGCTCTCTTCTTTCTTGGGGCCGCTAATTGCTTCACGGTTCAACCTGTTGTGGCAATTGAGCGAACTGTTTTCTACCGTGAAAATGCGGCGGGCATGTATTCTCCATTATCCTATGCATTAGCTCAG ACAAGTGTGGAGATCATCTACAACATCGTTCAGGGGTGTCTATACACACTCGTCATCTATCCGATGATTGGATATGATTGGAAAGCTGACAAGTTCTTCTACTTCCTGTTCTTCATTATATCAAGCTTCAACTACTTCACATTTTTTGGCATGATGTTGGTGGCAATTACCCCATCCGCGATGCTCGCAAGCATACTAGTATCCTTTGCGTTACCTCTTTGGAACCTGTTTGCCGGATTCCTTGTCGTCAGGACG ATGATACCAATCTGGTGGAGGTGGTACTACTGGCTCAACCCGGTGTCCTGGACCATCTATGGCGTCGTCGCATCACAGTTTGGCGAGAACGCGGGTACTCTTAAGGTGCCCGGTGGGGAACCGGTTTTGGTGAAGCAATTTCTGGACGACAATCTGGGAATACGGCACGATTTCCTCGGCTACATTGTGCTAGGCCACTTTGCCTACGTTGTTGCCTTCTTCTTCGTGTTCGGCTATTCCATCAAGGTCTTGAACTTCCAGAAACGTTAG